From a region of the Streptacidiphilus albus JL83 genome:
- a CDS encoding homogentisate 1,2-dioxygenase has translation MAYYRSTGAIPPKRHTQHRDPSGTLYFEELMGEEGFSSDSSLLYHRHLPSALVDSRVWPLEGAKPEPNHPLKPYHFRLHDLFPGEQWRQSDPVRDRRTVLGNADVRISYVAAGLPSPLYRNGIGDECVYVESGAGVMESVFGSLEVGEGDYVIVPRATTHRWLPTGDRPLRLYAIEANSHITPAKRYLSRFGQLLEHAPFCERDLRGPVGPLLSEEPGDVEVYVKHRVGGDIGGTVLTVPEHPFDVVGWDGCLYPYAFNISDYEPITGRIHQPPPAHQVFEGQNFVICNFVPRKVDYHPLSIPVPYYHANVDSDEVMFYCGGDYEARKGSGIGQGSVSLHPGGHTHGPQPGAYERSIGAVAFDELAVMVDTFRPLELAEGARASDDGRYAWSWSGRGPEGPLGPVEAAGDPE, from the coding sequence GTGGCGTACTACCGCAGCACGGGGGCGATCCCCCCGAAGAGGCACACCCAGCACCGGGACCCCTCCGGAACGCTCTACTTCGAGGAGTTGATGGGAGAGGAGGGCTTCTCCTCCGACTCCTCCCTGCTCTACCACCGGCACCTGCCCTCGGCGCTGGTGGACAGCCGGGTCTGGCCGCTGGAGGGCGCCAAGCCCGAGCCCAACCACCCGCTCAAGCCCTACCACTTCCGGCTGCACGACCTCTTCCCGGGCGAGCAGTGGCGGCAGTCCGACCCGGTCCGCGACCGGCGCACCGTGCTCGGCAACGCCGACGTCCGGATCTCCTACGTCGCCGCCGGGCTGCCCTCCCCGCTCTACCGCAACGGGATAGGGGACGAGTGCGTCTACGTCGAGTCCGGCGCCGGGGTGATGGAGAGCGTCTTCGGCAGCCTGGAGGTCGGCGAGGGCGACTACGTGATCGTGCCGCGCGCCACCACCCACCGCTGGCTGCCCACCGGCGACCGTCCGCTGCGGCTCTACGCGATCGAGGCCAACAGCCACATCACCCCGGCCAAGCGCTACCTCTCACGCTTCGGCCAGCTGCTGGAGCACGCCCCCTTCTGCGAGCGCGACCTGCGCGGACCGGTCGGCCCGCTGCTCAGCGAGGAGCCGGGCGACGTCGAGGTCTACGTCAAACACCGGGTCGGCGGGGACATCGGCGGCACCGTGCTCACCGTCCCCGAGCACCCCTTCGACGTGGTCGGCTGGGACGGCTGCCTCTACCCCTACGCCTTCAACATCAGCGACTACGAGCCGATCACCGGCCGGATCCACCAGCCGCCGCCGGCCCACCAGGTCTTCGAGGGCCAGAATTTCGTGATCTGCAACTTCGTGCCGCGCAAGGTGGACTACCACCCGCTGTCGATCCCGGTCCCCTACTACCACGCCAACGTCGACAGCGACGAGGTGATGTTCTACTGCGGCGGCGACTACGAGGCCCGCAAGGGCTCCGGCATCGGCCAGGGCTCGGTCTCGCTGCACCCGGGCGGCCACACCCACGGCCCGCAGCCCGGCGCCTACGAGCGCAGCATCGGCGCGGTGGCCTTCGACGAACTCGCGGTCATGGTCGACACCTTCCGTCCGCTGGAGCTCGCCGAGGGCGCCCGGGCCAGCGACGACGGACGCTACGCGTGGAGCTGGAGCGGACGCGGCCCCGAGGGCCCGCTCGGCCCGGTCGAGGCGGCGGGCGACCCCGAGTGA
- a CDS encoding GTP-binding protein — MDSITALKILVAGGFGAGKTTLVGAVSEIRPLRTEERLSEAGRPVDSVDGVEGKRTTTVAMDFGRIDIREGLAVYLFGTPGQDRFWFVWDELAVGALGAVVLADTRRLEDCFPSVDYFEQRGIPFVVAVNCFDGARSYPVEQVRTALDLDPAIPLVLCDARVRDSVKDVLVEVVELAMAAG; from the coding sequence GTGGACTCCATAACGGCGCTGAAGATCCTGGTCGCGGGCGGTTTCGGCGCGGGCAAGACCACCCTGGTCGGGGCGGTGAGCGAGATCCGGCCGCTGCGGACCGAGGAGCGGCTGAGCGAGGCCGGTCGGCCGGTCGACTCCGTGGACGGGGTGGAGGGGAAGCGCACCACCACCGTCGCCATGGACTTCGGCCGGATCGACATCCGCGAGGGGCTGGCCGTCTACCTGTTCGGCACCCCCGGGCAGGACCGGTTCTGGTTCGTCTGGGACGAGCTGGCGGTCGGCGCGCTCGGCGCGGTGGTGCTCGCGGACACCCGCCGGCTGGAGGACTGCTTCCCCTCGGTGGACTACTTCGAGCAGCGCGGCATCCCGTTCGTGGTGGCGGTCAACTGCTTCGACGGGGCCCGGTCCTACCCCGTCGAGCAGGTGCGCACCGCGCTGGACCTGGACCCGGCGATCCCGCTGGTGCTCTGCGACGCCCGGGTCAGGGACTCGGTGAAGGACGTGCTGGTGGAGGTCGTCGAACTGGCCATGGCGGCGGGCTGA